In Candidatus Hydrogenedentota bacterium, the following proteins share a genomic window:
- the yidC gene encoding membrane protein insertase YidC: MQRNQLLAIVLMVALVLVWTQFFMPAPPKKPAPQTPVTAEMPAAPEDPAQTPETADAPAVDPASPLSWLPPAADMPADPAADEVTLKNDQLELVFTRVGARLKRATVILGKEGEDSRQLVPQPKPDTPDTAAEYPLGLRFGGQFWGDAANDRRWDAAVSPDGLEAVFTLEAPGRARVTKTFRLGAEGHTLDTRVGFANLGAEPQLLGLDTREPALALLWGPDVASGDLTKGASQHFVWRVGDGNTYKATTKLDAADPVERIMSPEWVAVWSAYFCVGLKPEFAGGQGWIEGRAGDFLVGVGAPREELAPGAEAAWAYKVYIGSTAVRDMAAGWPTLPSVQRFFTSVTLMDKFAKALLVVLNWCHDHVWANYGIAIILLTLLVRIAVFPLTYKSMLSMKRMQKLAPELERLKAECGEDQQEFQKRSMELYKERGVNPLGGCLPLFLQMPVFFALYRMLWSAFELRSAPFLWIADLSEADRLFTFPFTIPFISVDSLNLLPILSAVAMYASQKIMPPSGPVQNPQQKLMMNLMPFIFSVFMYNLASGLNLYILVSTLLGIAQNFVIQGANVSVEPVKKRTPRKARHFYDAAQAKKREMAKEIRREKEDKRSRNRKDKP; encoded by the coding sequence ATGCAGCGGAACCAGCTGCTGGCCATTGTGCTGATGGTCGCGCTGGTGCTGGTGTGGACGCAGTTTTTCATGCCGGCCCCGCCGAAGAAGCCCGCCCCGCAGACGCCTGTCACCGCCGAGATGCCGGCCGCGCCGGAAGATCCGGCGCAGACCCCCGAAACCGCCGACGCCCCGGCGGTGGACCCCGCCTCCCCCCTGTCGTGGCTGCCCCCCGCCGCCGACATGCCGGCGGACCCCGCAGCCGACGAGGTGACGCTCAAGAACGACCAGTTGGAGCTTGTCTTCACCCGCGTGGGCGCGCGGCTGAAGCGGGCCACGGTCATCCTGGGGAAAGAGGGGGAGGACTCCCGCCAGCTGGTGCCCCAGCCCAAGCCGGACACGCCCGACACCGCCGCCGAGTACCCTCTCGGACTGCGGTTTGGCGGGCAGTTCTGGGGGGACGCGGCCAACGACCGCCGATGGGACGCGGCGGTCTCGCCGGACGGCCTGGAGGCGGTCTTCACGCTGGAGGCCCCCGGCCGGGCGCGGGTGACCAAGACCTTCCGCCTCGGTGCGGAGGGGCACACGCTGGACACGCGGGTGGGGTTTGCGAACCTCGGGGCGGAGCCGCAGCTGCTCGGTCTGGACACGCGCGAGCCCGCCCTGGCCCTTCTCTGGGGGCCGGATGTGGCCTCGGGTGACCTGACCAAGGGCGCGTCCCAGCATTTCGTGTGGCGCGTGGGGGACGGCAACACCTACAAGGCGACCACGAAACTGGACGCGGCGGATCCGGTCGAGCGGATCATGTCGCCCGAGTGGGTGGCCGTCTGGAGCGCCTACTTCTGCGTGGGGCTCAAGCCGGAGTTCGCGGGCGGCCAGGGCTGGATTGAGGGGCGGGCCGGGGATTTTCTCGTGGGCGTCGGCGCGCCGCGCGAGGAGCTGGCCCCCGGCGCGGAGGCCGCCTGGGCCTACAAGGTGTACATCGGGTCCACGGCGGTGCGCGACATGGCGGCGGGGTGGCCGACCCTGCCGTCGGTGCAGCGCTTCTTCACCAGCGTGACCCTGATGGACAAGTTCGCCAAGGCCCTGCTCGTGGTCCTCAACTGGTGCCACGACCATGTCTGGGCGAACTACGGCATCGCCATCATCCTGCTGACCCTGCTCGTGCGGATCGCGGTGTTCCCGCTCACGTACAAGAGCATGCTCAGCATGAAGAGGATGCAGAAGCTCGCCCCGGAGCTGGAGCGCCTCAAGGCGGAGTGCGGCGAGGACCAGCAGGAGTTCCAGAAGCGGAGCATGGAGCTCTACAAGGAGCGCGGGGTCAACCCCCTGGGCGGCTGCCTGCCCCTGTTCCTCCAGATGCCCGTGTTTTTCGCGCTCTACCGCATGCTGTGGAGCGCCTTTGAGCTGCGGAGCGCCCCGTTCCTCTGGATCGCCGACCTGTCCGAGGCCGACCGCCTGTTCACGTTCCCGTTCACGATCCCGTTCATTTCGGTGGACAGCCTGAACCTGCTGCCCATTCTGAGCGCCGTGGCCATGTACGCCAGCCAGAAGATCATGCCCCCCTCGGGGCCGGTTCAAAACCCCCAGCAGAAACTGATGATGAACCTCATGCCGTTCATCTTCTCCGTGTTCATGTACAACCTGGCCTCCGGGCTGAACCTGTACATCCTCGTGAGCACGCTGCTGGGCATCGCCCAGAATTTTGTGATTCAGGGCGCGAATGTTTCCGTTGAACCCGTAAAAAAGCGGACCCCCAGAAAGGCGCGCCACTTCTACGACGCCGCCCAGGCCAAGAAACGCGAAATGGCCAAGGAAATCAGGCGTGAAAAGGAAGACAAGCGCTCCCGGAACCGGAAGGACAAGCCCTAG
- the yidD gene encoding membrane protein insertion efficiency factor YidD: protein MSWWWRVREAPSWLPGPSLGNWKACCAAGARWMARLLVACIRIYQRTLSPLLGNHCRFYPSCSQYAVEALQIHGVFRGTAYAAWRLLRCQPFCKGGHDPVPAPRARTKTGGF, encoded by the coding sequence ATGTCGTGGTGGTGGCGCGTCCGGGAAGCGCCGAGCTGGCTTCCGGGGCCTTCTTTGGGGAACTGGAAGGCCTGCTGCGCCGCGGGGGCGCGCTGGATGGCTAGGCTCCTGGTGGCCTGCATCCGGATCTACCAGCGGACGCTTTCGCCCCTTCTGGGCAACCACTGCCGGTTCTACCCGTCGTGTTCCCAGTATGCGGTGGAGGCCCTCCAGATCCACGGGGTGTTCCGGGGCACCGCCTACGCCGCGTGGCGGCTGCTGCGGTGCCAGCCCTTCTGCAAGGGGGGACACGACCCGGTGCCCGCGCCGCGGGCCCGGACGAAGACGGGCGGATTTTAG
- a CDS encoding KH domain-containing protein, which yields MKSVEARGKTREEAIQGALRQLGVELYEVDKIEILDEGSRGLFGFGARDAHVRLTCQHLHDTPARAESGGDRGGDRDRDRGRRGGRGRDRDNRGGEQPPRGQGGQGQERRDGRQGGGQQSRDGQSRDGQSRGRGGNEQSRGGNDANRGRGRDNRGGGQQGGGQQGGGNARPQQQRRAEAPAAPARENAPSEDVATKHTSVHDEALDALRRAEMFEQALADGGADAPDTAAEDRAPLPPAQAEEPVDPITDEQGAEAAELLRAMLDKMGLPGEVAFVRSDDGTPRLDVKSEHTPMLIGRKGHTLNALQYLVNRMLTKGDTAENTERLVVDIEGYVDRRRQSLEDLARTMASRAKESGRIVRLKPLSPQERRIIHMTLRGDDGVTTASHGDSLYRVVSITPAGGAVPRPARDQRGGGGGNRSGNGGSRRRRGGGGGQRSGERRPQEQDPGTLGD from the coding sequence ATGAAATCGGTGGAAGCGCGCGGAAAAACCCGCGAGGAAGCCATTCAGGGCGCCCTCAGACAGTTGGGCGTCGAACTCTACGAAGTGGACAAGATCGAAATCCTGGACGAGGGGAGCCGGGGCCTCTTCGGCTTCGGCGCCCGGGACGCCCATGTCCGGCTGACCTGCCAGCACCTGCACGACACCCCCGCCCGCGCCGAGTCCGGCGGCGACCGCGGCGGCGACCGCGACCGTGACCGCGGACGAAGAGGCGGCCGGGGCCGCGACCGGGACAACCGCGGCGGCGAGCAGCCGCCGCGTGGACAGGGCGGGCAGGGTCAGGAGCGCCGCGACGGACGCCAGGGCGGCGGCCAGCAGTCCCGCGACGGCCAGTCCCGCGACGGCCAGTCCCGCGGACGCGGCGGCAATGAACAGAGCCGCGGCGGCAATGACGCCAACCGCGGCCGGGGACGCGACAACCGCGGCGGCGGCCAGCAGGGCGGCGGCCAGCAGGGCGGCGGCAATGCCCGCCCCCAGCAGCAGCGCCGGGCGGAGGCTCCCGCAGCCCCCGCGCGGGAGAACGCCCCGTCGGAGGACGTGGCGACGAAGCACACCAGCGTGCACGACGAGGCGCTTGACGCGCTGCGCCGCGCCGAGATGTTCGAGCAGGCCCTGGCCGACGGCGGCGCGGACGCGCCGGACACGGCGGCCGAGGACCGCGCCCCCCTTCCCCCGGCGCAGGCCGAGGAGCCCGTGGACCCCATCACGGACGAGCAGGGCGCGGAGGCGGCGGAGCTGCTGCGCGCGATGCTGGACAAGATGGGCCTGCCGGGCGAGGTCGCCTTTGTGCGCTCCGACGACGGCACGCCCCGCCTCGACGTCAAGTCGGAGCACACCCCCATGCTGATCGGGCGCAAGGGCCACACCCTGAACGCCCTCCAGTACCTCGTCAACCGGATGCTCACCAAGGGCGACACGGCGGAGAACACCGAGCGCCTCGTGGTGGACATTGAGGGCTATGTGGACCGGCGCCGCCAGTCGCTGGAGGACCTCGCCCGCACCATGGCCTCGCGGGCCAAGGAAAGCGGCCGCATCGTCCGCCTCAAGCCCCTCAGCCCCCAGGAGCGCCGCATCATCCACATGACCCTCCGCGGCGACGACGGCGTCACCACGGCCAGCCACGGGGACAGCCTCTACCGCGTCGTCAGCATCACCCCCGCCGGCGGCGCGGTGCCCCGGCCCGCCCGCGATCAGCGCGGCGGCGGCGGCGGCAACCGCTCCGGAAACGGCGGTTCGCGCCGCCGCAGGGGCGGCGGAGGCGGACAGCGCTCCGGCGAACGACGCCCTCAGGAGCAGGATCCGGGAACCCTGGGGGACTGA